In one window of Macrotis lagotis isolate mMagLag1 chromosome 5, bilby.v1.9.chrom.fasta, whole genome shotgun sequence DNA:
- the LOC141523592 gene encoding trem-like transcript 4 protein isoform X3 has translation MAPEIQLLLLLLLLMMSPGNSDKPGRWDELQAKEIRPITPGFRGYEVQSEEEQRLEGETFSVSCSYNPQHENGWMNWCKKTSNGESCWITRLLANSKFSLLGKDYFSSFDSKRNIFTITMYELKINDSGVYECKIFRLPKGKQVILRRFYLVVSPVQTQSPIKGLQATSETTTNISVTNSGWYQG, from the exons ATGGCCCCAGAAATCCAGttgttactgctgctgctgctgctgatgatgtcACCAGGAAACTCAG ACAAGCCAGGGAGATGGGATGAGCTCCAGGCTAAGGAGATAAGGCCGATCACTCCAGGCTTCAGGGGATATGAAGTTCAGTCTGAAGAAGAACAAAGACTGGAAGGGGAGACATTCAGTGTGAGCTGCTCCTACAACCCTCAACATgaaaatggatggatgaattgGTGTAAAAAGACAAGTAATGGAGAGTCCTGCTGGATAACACGTTTATTAGCAAACTCCAAGTTTTCACTATTAGGCAAGGATTACTTCTCCTCTTTTGACAGCAAGAGAAACATCTTCACTATCACAATGTATGAGCTCAAAATAAATGATTCAGGTGTCTACGAGTGTAAGATCTTTAGACTACCTAAAGGGAAACAAGTCATCCTCAGGAGATTCTACCTAGTGGTGTCCCCAG ttCAAACACAGAGCCCCATCAAAGGACTTCAAGCAACTTCAGAGACCACTACAAACATCTCTGTGACCAACAG